Genomic window (Microthrixaceae bacterium):
GCCGAACAGCGTCTCATCGGCCGCGGCCTCTCGACCTGTGCCACCTGTGACGGATTCTTCTTCCGCGACCGTGAAATCGCGGTGGTCGGCGGCGGCGATTCGGCGCTCGAAGAGGCGATGTTTCTCACCCGGTTCGCCTCGAAGGTCACGATCATCCACCGTAGAGACGAGCTGCGCGCCAGCAAGATCATGCAGGACCGTGCGCATGCCAATGAGAAGATCGAGTTCATGTGGGACACCGTGGTCACCGATATCAACGGTGAGAACTCCGTCGAATCGGTCAGCGTGAAGAACCTCAAGACCGGCGAGGAGCGAGACATCGACTTCGCCGGAATCTTCGTCGCGATCGGTCACCGGCCCGGTTCCGATCTGTTCCGCGGTCAACTCGAACTCAAGGACAACGGCTACATCGTCACCGAGGCGAAGAGCACCAAGACCAGCGTCGAAGGTGTGTTCGCCTGCGGCGATGTTCAGGACGACTACTACCGACAAGCGATCACCGCGGCCGGCTCGGGCTGTAGCGCCGCCATCGATGCCGAGCGGTGGCTCGAGTCCATCGCCTGATCCTCACCGACCCTGAAGGCACACATGTCTGACAACGACACCGACGCGGTACGCGACGTCGACGCGCTCATCCACTACGAACTCGCCGACGGAATC
Coding sequences:
- the trxB gene encoding thioredoxin-disulfide reductase; translated protein: MSEHREVVVIGSGPAGLTAAVYTARANLHPVVLEGEPSSTSDQPGGQLMLTTDVENFPGFPDGITGPELMSNMRAQALRFGADIRTVKASKVDFSERPFKIWVGATDAEPTLTADAVIVSTGAQSMMLGLEAEQRLIGRGLSTCATCDGFFFRDREIAVVGGGDSALEEAMFLTRFASKVTIIHRRDELRASKIMQDRAHANEKIEFMWDTVVTDINGENSVESVSVKNLKTGEERDIDFAGIFVAIGHRPGSDLFRGQLELKDNGYIVTEAKSTKTSVEGVFACGDVQDDYYRQAITAAGSGCSAAIDAERWLESIA